A DNA window from Pseudorasbora parva isolate DD20220531a chromosome 19, ASM2467924v1, whole genome shotgun sequence contains the following coding sequences:
- the mc5ra gene encoding melanocortin 5a receptor — translation MNTSETTTLSFWAIHVNSSPVSYLLNATGTPSHAKPKACEQLNIATEVFLILGIVSLLENILVICAIVKNKNLHSPMYFFVCSLAVADMLVSVSNAWETIVIYLLTNRQLVVEDHFIRQMDNVFDSMICISVVASMCSLLAIAVDRYVTIFYALRYHNIMTVRRAALIIGGIWTFCTGCGIVFIIYSDNTSVIVCLVSMFFIMLALMASLYSHMFMLARSHVKRIAALPGYNSIHQRASMKAAVTLTILLGIFIVCWAPFFLHLILMISCPRNLYCMCFMSHFNMYLILIMCNSVIDPLIYAFRSQEMRKTLKEIICCYSLRNIFGISR, via the coding sequence ATGAACACTTCAGAGACCACAACTCTTTCCTTCTGGGCCATTCATGTCAATTCCAGTCCTGTTTCGTACCTCCTCAACGCTACAGGGACCCCATCCCATGCCAAGCCGAAAGCATGCGAGCAGCTCAATATCGCCACCGAGGTGTTCCTCATCCTTGGCATCGTCAGTCTACTGGAAAATATTCTAGTCATCTGTGCCATAGTGAAAAACAAAAACCTACACTCGCCCATGTATTTCTTCGTCTGCAGCCTGGCCGTGGCCGACATGCTGGTGAGCGTCTCCAACGCCTGGGAGACCATAGTCATCTACTTGCTCACTAACCGCCAGTTGGTGGTGGAGGACCATTTCATCAGACAGATGGACAATGTTTTTGACTCTATGATCTGCATATCTGTGGTAGCGTCCATGTGTAGTCTTCTAGCTATTGCTGTCGATCGCTACGTCACGATTTTCTACGCTTTGCGATACCACAACATCATGACGGTTCGCCGGGCTGCACTCATCATCGGGGGGATTTGGACCTTCTGCACAGGCTGTGGAATCGTCTTCATAATCTATTCTGACAACACGTCCGTCATTGTGTGCTTAGTCTCCATGTTCTTTATCATGCTAGCACTCATGGCCTCCCTCTACAGCCACATGTTCATGCTGGCGCGTTCTCATGTCAAACGCATTGCCGCCCTACCGGGTTACAACTCCATCCATCAGAGAGCCAGCATGAAGGCGGCCGTCACACTGACCATCCTTCTCGGGATCTTCATCGTCTGCTGGGCTCCATTTTTTCTCCACCTCATCCTTATGATCTCCTGCCCCAGAAACCTCTACTGCATGTGCTTCATGTCTCACTTCAACATGTACCTCATCCTCATAATGTGCAACTCCGTCATCGACCCACTCATTTACGCTTTCAGGAGTCAGGAAATGCGGAAAACACTTAAGGAAATCATCTGCTGCTATAGCCTGAGGAACATCTTTGGAATATCAAGGTAG